GTCATGCGCCCCTGACCGATCGAGCCCATGCCGAAGCCCTTCATCGTCTTCGCGAGAATCACGGTCGGCTGGCCGTCGTGCTTCAGCGCGCGGTCGTACGCCGCGTGCAGCTTGCGCACGTCGTGGCCGCCGCGCCGCAAGCGGTCGATGTCGTCGTTGCTCAGATGCGCGGCGAGCGCGGCCAGCTCCGGGTTTTGTCCGAAGAAGCGCTCGCGGTTGTACGCGCCGTCGTTGGCCGAGAAGGTCTGGAACTGGCCGTCGACGGTATGCGCAAACGCGCGCAGCAACGCGCCCGTGCGGTCGCGTGCGAACAGCGCATCCCAGTCCGAGCCCCACAGCACCTTGATCACATTCCAGCCGGCGCCCGTGAACTGCGCTTCGAGTTCGTCGATGATGCGGCCGTTGCTGCGCACAGGACCATCGAGCCGCTGCAGATTGCAGTTGATAACGAACACGAGATTGTCGAGCCCTTCGCGCGCCGCCAGCGACAATGCACCGATCGATTCCGGCTCGTCCATCTCGCCGTCGCCGAAGAAGCCCCACACCTTGCGGCCTTCCGTCTTCAGCAGACCGCGGTTCTGCAGATAGCGCATGAAGCGCGCCTGGTAGATCGCGTTGATCGGCCCGATGCCCATCGAGCCCGTCGGGAACTGCCAGAAGTCCGGCATCAGCCACGGATGCGGATACGAACACAGGCCGGGACCTGCGATCTCGCGTCGATAGTGTTCGAGATGCGTCTCGTCGAGAAAGCCTTCGAGGAACGCGCGCGCATAGACGCCCGGCGACGAATGCGGCTGGAAATAGACGAGATCGCCGCCGTGCCCTTCAGCCGTTTGACTCGCGGCGCGGAAGAAATGATTGAAGCCGACTTCGAACAGATCGGCCGCCGATGCGTAGCTCGCGATATGACCGCCCAGTTCGCCATACGCGCGGTTCGCGCGCACGACCATCGCGAGCGCATTCCAGCGCAACGCGGCGGCGAGCTTTTCTTCGGTGTCGAGATCGCCGGGATACGGCGGCTGCTGATCGACGGAAATCGTGTTCGCGTACGGCGTGACATTCGCGCGCGCCGTCGCCACGCCATTGCCGAGCGCATGCGCCGCCAGCCGGTCGAACAGGTATTGCGCGCGCTCCAGCCCGACATGCTGGACGACGCCATCCAGCGCGGCGAGCCATTCGGCCGTCTCTTGTGGATCGCTGTCGATGCGTGCTTGCGTCAAGGCAAGCACTGGGCGGGCACCGCTCGATAAGTCCGTCATGGCGCAACTCCGGCTGAAAACGTACGTGAAAAGCGACTCGAAAACGTCCAACCAGCTTACCCATCCATCCGCAAAATGTGCGTCTCTTTTGCTTGCCTTCGCGCTTTCGGATAGTGTATTTATTCCGATAAACCGGCCCTACATGGAATGTTTACCCTATGACTTCCGAAGCCAGATCCGCCGCGGCGGCGCGGCGCCTCGACCGCATCGACATCGCGATTCTTCAGCAGCTTCAGCAGAACGCGCGCATCACGAACGCGGAGCTGGCGCGCGCCGTCAACCTGTCGCCGACACCCTGCTTCAACCGCGTGCGTGCGCTCGAAAAGCTTGGCCTGTTCCGTCAGCAGGTCACGCTGCTCGATGCCGAAGCGCTCGGGCTGCGTATCAACGTGTTCATTCAGGTAAGCCTCGAAAAGCAGGTCGAAGATGCGCTGCGGCGCTTCGAGCAGGAAGTCGGCGAACGCCCCGAGGTGATGGAGTGCTATCTGATGACGGGCGACGCCGACTATCTGCTGCGCGTCGTCGTGCCCGACATGCAGGGCCTCGAACGCTTCATCGTGCAGTGGCTCACGAAAATTCCGGGCGTGTCGAATATCCGTTCGAGCTTCGCGCTCAAGCAGGTGCGCTACAAGACGGCGTTGCCGCTGCCCGTCGCGGGACTCACGCTCGCCTCAGAGGACGATGCGCCGCGCGAATGGGCCTGAATCAGTTCGACGCAGGCGTCACGCGATCGCGCAGCTCACGGCGGATGACCTTGCCCGTCGCCGTCATCGGCAAGGCGTCGACGAAATGAATCGCGCGCGGATACTCGTGCGCGGCGAGATGCGTCTTCACGTGCTGCTGCAGCGTCTGCACGAGCGCGTCGTTCGCCTCATGGCCGGGATTCAGCACGACGAACGCAGTGACGATCTCCGTGCGCTGCGCGTCGGGCGCACCGACCACGGCCGCCATGCGAACGGCAGGATGCCGCAGCAGGCAATCCTCGATGGGCGCCGGGCCGATCCGGTAACCCGCGCTCGTAATCACGTCGTCGTCGCGACCGACGAAGCGAATGAAACCGTCCGCGTCCATCAAACCCATGTCGCCCGTCAGCAGCCAGTCGCCGCGAAACTTGTCGCGCGTCGCGGCTTCATTGCGCCAGTAGCCGAGGAACATCACCGGGTCGGGCGCGTGGATCGCGATGTTGCCTGGCTCGCCGCGCGGCACGGTGTGTCCTGTGTCATCGACGATCGCCACGCGATGGCCCGGCACGACCTTGCCGATCGAACCGAAGCACGGCTCGAACAGCGTCGCGCACGACGACACGACCACGTTGCACTCCGTCTGCCCGTAGAACTCGTTGATCGTCACGCCGAGCGCGCGCCGTCCCCATTCGATCAGTTCCGCCCCGAGCGATTCGCCGCCGCTTGCCACTGCGCGCAGCGACAGCTTCCAGCGCTCCGGATGCTCGACGACGCGCATCATCTTGAGCGCAGTCGGCGGCAGGAACGCATGCGTGACGGCGTGACGCTGCATCAGATCGAACGCGGCCTCGCCGTCGAACTTTTCGAAACGCCTCGCCAGCACGGTCACGCCGTGATGCCACGCGGGCAGCAGCACATCGAAGAGGCCGCCGATCCACGCCCAGTCGGCGGGTGTCCACATCAGATGCGCGGCGTTGGGAAAGAACGCCTGCGGCATTTCCACACCGGGCAGATGGCCGAGCAACACGCGATGCGCGTGCAATGCGCCCTTCGGCTTGCCCGTCGTGCCGGACGTGTAGATGATGACGGCGGGATCGTCGGCGGAGGTGGGTTCTGCGTCGAAGGCAGCGGGCGCATCGTTCAACGCGGACCAGAACGATTCGACCTGCAACGCGCTGTCCGGAGCATCGATATCGACGCAGAAGATCGTGCGCAACTCGGGAAGACTCGCGCGCACCGAAGCGATTTTTTGCGCGCCGCCCAGGTCCGTGACGAGCGCGACAGCGCCGCTGTCGGACAGACGATATTCGAGCGCATCGGGACCGAACAGCGCGAAGAGCGGCACGGCGATCGCGCCGCACTTGTAGACGGCGAGATGCGCGAGCGCCGTCTCCACCGATTGCGCGAGAAAGATGCCGACGCGATCGCCCTTCTTCACGCCGCTCTTGCGCAGCGCATTGGCGAAGCGGTCCGACATCGACTTGAGGTCGTCGAAGGTATAACGCGTCGCCTCGCCTTCACGCGTCTCGCAGATCAGCGCAAGACGGCCGCTGCCGTCGGCCCACTTGTCGCAGGCATCGACGCCGATGTTGTAGTGCGGCGGAATGCGCCATTCAAACGCGGCGACGAGGCTGTCGTAGGTATCGGCGGCGGGAAGCATCCGTGTCTCCTTGTCTTTTTGTATGTGCTGCCTGTCATGCTACTCCGCCGACCACGCCATCGGCGCTCCCGGAAGTCCCTGACAAGCCGTCCGCGCATCGGAAAGGGTAATGTAATGCCTCGGCGTGCGCCGGCCAGCAGCCGCGCCACGCCAAACCCCGCTAGCGTTTTTTCCAGTTGCCGTTGCGGCCCTCGCCCGCGACAATGCCCCAACTGTGGGAGGAATATGAAGAAGTGCATTCTGCTTGCCGGAATCGGCGTGCTCGCCGCCTGCACGGCGGTGTCGGGCGTAGACAGGAAGCAGAACGGCTACCTCTCGGTCACGAGCCGCGGACGCACCACCTTCGCGTCGTGGAACAGCATCCGCAACGCGGGGGTCAAGCACGCGAACGCGTATTGCCGCGACCAGCAAAAGCAGATGCACACCGTCGAGATTCATACGAACGGTGTGCGCAGCGCAGGCAACCAGACGGTCGAAGTGGTATTCGAATGCTTTTAATGTGATGCCGGACGGCGGCGTTCAGTGCGCTTCGACGTCGGCTTCGTCGGCGACCGTATCGCCGAAACGGCTCGCGACGAACGCGCGCATCGCGGCGATCAGCGCCGTGGCGCCGGCCTGTTCGATGGTGCCCGCGCCGGCGGGAACGGAGCCCGTCCATGATGCATGATCGCCTGCCGCGGCCGGCAGCAGATGGATTCTCGCCCGTTCGATGATCGGGCCGCATTGCGCCCAGTCCGACGACGGCGCGAAGGCCGCGTCGAGCGCGCGGGCGGGATCGCCGTCGCAAGCGGCCTCTTCGATCCAGCAGAAGCCGTCGTCGACGTGCGGCTTCGGCAGATTGTCCGCTCGTGCAACCCAGTAATCGAGTAACGCGCCTTCCAGATCTGAAACTCTCATCTCTGCTCCTCGTGGAGATCGGTGTGTGCCGAACGCAGCACTGATTGTGCATCAAGTTCGTGTTGCACTTTATGACGTGCTCGTCGGCGTCATTTATGGCGTGGTATCTGTCGTGAGCGATGGCGCCGCGCGTGTCGTGCGCGGCGTGTTCCGTCAACTGAATGGACACGGGGCATCCATGACTTTCCACTTCCAGCACATTGCGCGCCGCGCCGCCTGCCGGCCGCTGTTCGTGGCACTGATCGGCAGCCTTGCGACGGCGAGCGCAGCGCACGCCGCGCCCCACATGTCGGGAAATGCGATGGCAATCCCGCACAGGCTGATTATCATCGATGCGCAAGGCGACTCCACGATGTGGGGCTATCAGACGTCGAGCGGCTTCACGAAGTCCTGGCAATCGCCGAACAATCCGCCCGCGTTGCTTCAGGCTGCGTTGCAGGCGCGCTTCGGCGCGCATGTGATCGTGCAGAACAACAGCGTGCCGGGCGCGACGCTCGTCGATCGAGAGCGAGGCATGCATGGTTATGGACAACCGTACTCGCGCTGGGTGACGACGTCGCCCGCGCATATCGTGATCGTCAACTTCGCGCTCAACGACGCCGACAATCACGTGAAGGAACCGCCCGCGGCGTTTCGCGCGCAACTGATGCGCTTCATCGAGGAGTCGCGCAGCGCGGGACGCATCGTCGTGCTCGAAGAACCCAATCCCGTCGATTACGCGCTGAACAGGACGGTCGTGCCGCAATACGTGGCCGTCGTCGATGAACTGGCGAAACGCTATGGGCTCGCACTCGTGCGGCAGTATGCGCCGATCGGTGCGCGGCGCGACTGGCGTTCGCTGCTGATCGACGGCGTTCATCCGACCGATACGCTTTATAAGCTCAAGGCCGAGCGGCAACGCGAGGTGATCGAGCCGATCGTGGCGAAGCTGATCGGGTAGTCAATGCGGCGTTGGGCGCCGCATGCTCATTCGCCCACTGAAAACGTCTGTTGCGAAGCGACCAGCTTCGGATGCGGCTCGCATCCGCAGATGCACAGATCGTCGCTCAACGCAGCGTGCCGGCCGTCGGGCGCCGTCATCACCTCGCGCGGACCGTCGCACTGGATCTTGCCCGTCGTCTTGCACGCGGGACACATCACGTTGTCGCCTTCATGCGCGACGTCGCGCCCTGCGAGTTGAATCGTGGTGGACACGGCTTGCACCGTGCCGTTCGCCGTCGTCGTGTCGCCGTTCAGGATCAGATAGCGCTTCATGATGTGCTCGCCGGTTGAATTCGCGGATTCTACAAAAGATCGGTGAATTAACCAATCGAGCGGATTTAAACGTCGTTTAAACCGCTTTCTTTATGCAATGGGCATTCGTTTAGTCGTTTGGTTGATTGCTCTTTTAGTGTCTTTGGGAAGTTGCAATCGATGAGCGCTCGCGAGGTCTCGTCTGCCGTTGATCCTTTTTGACATCGTGGATTCGTGCTCTCCATAGAATCGCGCGCTGGCTGAGGTCGTCGTGACTTCAGCATCGAATCATCGCAGTCCAGCGGTAATCAGGAGCACGGTTTTTCATGCAGGAACGCAGGGATGGTCGCGGTACGAAATTGATCGCGAGGAAAATCTTTAATCGCATGCCGATGCCATGTGTAAAGGGATTACTCGCGATGATGTTCGTCTGGGTGATCGGCGTCGAACTCGTCGCGTGGTGGTGCCTCGACATGAGCGCGCTCGGCGGCATGGAATTCTGGCCCGTCGTGCTGTGGGGCGTGACGCCCTTCTCGATGCTTGCGGGCGCGTTGGTCGACTGTCTCGTGCGTACTGAGCGGTTCGGGAAGCGCGGCAATTCCTGAGGCTTCAGAAAGCAAACTGGCATGGGCGCCAGAGTCCTGCTATAATGCGCCTCCCGCCGGAGAGATGGATGAGCGGTTTAAGTCGCACGCCTGGAAAGCGTGTATAGGTTAATAGCCTATCGGGGGTTCGAATCCCCCTCTCTCCGCCACCCCGCCTTTTTTGAACCGCCTGAATCAATCGGGTTCAATCGCCAAAAACCTTCCCAGCAACCTCCCAGCCGGTTCAGCGCAAACGGATTGTCGGTGTGCCTCCATCTTCGCGTCTGTCCGCGTTTGCGTCCAACGAACGTACCGTTGCTTGCGTTCTGCGACTCACGATAGTGACCACGGATCGACCTTGCCGCCTTCGATCACGAAATGCTTTGCCTCACTTTCAGGTGCGAAGAACCGCCAGTCTTCTTCGTCCGCAACGCCGTCCGATGTCAAGACGATGCGAGCGCCAGTCGATAAGAAAATCGTCGCGCCACCTGATGTACCGGCAGAAATCCCATTAACGATAACGCGTCCCGACTCGATGAGCAATTGGCGCATTCGATTGGTAGTTCGCCTTATGGCATCGTCGGAGCTGAAATCGGCGCGTGAGGCGAACACGACGCCAGCGTTTTCGAGCTGCCAGTCGCATTGAATATGCAGCGCCCACGCGCCGCCATCAAGAGGCGTTCCGCGGCGAGTGACGTAATGTCTGATGGGGCCGAAGTGCAGCGTTAGCATGTCCGTCGCATGACTAACCACGCTAACCTCCAATCCAACAATGCTGGAAAGGCGGCAGCTAATTTCTTCTCTCGTATCAGTCATTCCGGCCTCCGAACAGATCGATCGCGCGTTCCAGAACCTCGTGGTATCCAAGTCCCTGGCCGCTTATTTCCCGGTGAAGCTCTTGCGCCTGGTCCTGGTCGAGCCCCAGGGCCCTGACGACAGCCTTGAATTGCCTGTTCTGCGCCTGGTTGCCTCGAGGCGTACCCTCTCCACCCGCCAACGCCTGAACGTCGCCCGTCACGTCGTCTGGCGCATACCCGAACGGCTGCGCGCTACCGAGATCCGTTCTGGCCGTGTCGGCGAACCCTGCAAGCGGGGTTGCAATGCGGCCATCGGGCAGCACGTCGCCGGGATTGGCATTCCATATCGAGAGCCAATCGTTCGCTGGAAGCATCGACAGAGACGGGCTGACGAACGAGCCCGCGCTCGCGATTCGCGACGCGCCCTTAAAGAGCTGGGATGGTGTGAACGTCGCAACGGGAGGCTTGGGGTTGCTGCTTCCGGCACTCCCCGTCCCTGTATAACGCGGAGGATCGGGTATCGCCACGATGTCGCCCGTCTCGATCGCACGCCTGATCTTGAACACGGCATGCGCCGGCCTCTCGCCGTCTAACCCGAGAAGGCTGCAGAATTCCTGCATCAACGCATCGTCACGGGTCCAACTGAACGCATCGGCGAGAAACGCTTTCGCGGCATCGGCGGCGCGCTGTTTGTCGGCGTCCCGCACGAAGGCATTGCGACGAAGGCGCAACGTCAGCGAACGATCCGCCAGCCTGATTTCTGTACCCACCCTTCCTCCACGCGACTGGACAGAGCGGGTATACCTAGCACAGCGCCAAATCCTTTTTGAAAAGCTTCGTCAACGTGGCGGGACAATCTGCACGCCTGCATCGTCGATCCAGTCCCGATTTGCGGAGTTATCTGCTTCCCGGCTCGCACTCCTCCCTCAACCCCTCACGGATGCCGTATATAGTCCACCAGCGCCCTTGTATAAGCATCCGGCTTCCGATCCACGAGACTCACGAGCACCGCCACCAGAAACCCCGCCGGCACGCCGAACACGCCCGAACTGATCGGCTCGATACCAAACCATCGCGGTCCGACGAAGCCCGTCAGCTGCGTGAAGAACGGATACGTCGACACGATGTACCAGATGCACACCACAAGCCCCGCCACCATGCCCGCCACTGCGCCGAGACGCGTCGTGCGCTTCCAGAACACGCCTAGAACGAGCACAGGAAAAAGACTCGACGCCGCCAGCGAAAACGCCGCGCCCACCAGAAACAGAATGTTCCCCGCATTCAGCGATGCCACATACGACGCTAACAACGCAACGCCGAGCAGCAGAATCTTCGAGATCGTCACGCGCTTCTGACTCGACGCTTCGGGATCGACCATGTGGTAGTACACATCATGCGAGAGCGCATTGGCAATCGTCAGCAGCAAACCATCGGCCGTCGATAGCGCCGCCGCCAGCGCACCCGCCGCGATCAGCCCCGACATCACGTACGGCAGCCCCGCAATCTCGGGCGCGGCGAGCACCACCATGTCGGGCTGCATCTGGATCTCGCTCCATCGCACGATGCCGTCGCCGTTCACATCTGCAATGCTGATCAGGTACGGCTCGACGCGCCGCCATTGCATCACCCATTGCGGCAGTTCGGAAAAGCGATGCCCGACGAGATTCGACAGGATCTCGTACTTGATCAGCACGGCAAGCACGGGCACGGTCAGATAGAACAGCGCGACGAAGAACAGCGTCCAGCCGACCGAGCGCCGCGCCGATGCCACCGACGTCGTCGTGTTGTAGCGCGTGAGGATGTGCGGCAGGCTCGCCGTCCCCAGCGACAGACACAGCAGCAACGATAGAAAGTTGCGCTGATGCAGCCGCCGCTCTTCTTCATTCGCGGCGGGAAACGGTTCGTGCATCGGCACGGGCGCCGCCGCGCGCTGCATCATCTCGTCGCGCTGCTGTGCCCACACGATCTGCGCCATCGCCGGATCGCGTGGAAAGCGCGCGATGCGCCGTTCGAGATCGGCGATCTCGCGCAACGGGCCGTTATGCCGCCGGAGATCGTCGAGTTGCGCGGTCAGACGGCTCTTCTCGTCGATGAACGATTGCGGCAGGCTGTCGATCTGCGTCTGGATCAACGCGGCGCGCATCCGGTAGTCGTCGCGCACGGCCTGCTCCAACGGCGCATCGCGCACGCTGCGCTCTAGCGGCTCGATGCGCTCCATCAACCGGCCATAGCTCAGTTGCGGCACCCAGCCGAGCCCGTCCTTGTGCGCGATCATCGACACGGGAATCAGGAACGCCACGATCAGGATGATGTACTGCGCGACCTGCGTCCACGTCACCGCGCGCATGCCGCCGAGAAACGAGCACACCAGAATGCCCGCGAGCCCGCAGAAGATGCCGATCGCGAAGTCGACGCCGATGAAGCGCGTCGCAATGAGCCCGACGCCCTGAATCTGCGCGACGAGATAAACGAACGAACAAAGAATCGCCGACAGCGCAGCAAGGCCGCGCACCGCGTTGCTCGAAAAGCGCGTGCCGAGAAAATCGGGAATCGTGTAGCGCGCGAGCTTGCGCACGTACGGCGCGAGCAGGAACGCGACGAGGCAGTAGCCGCCCGTCCAGCCCATCGTGTACGCGAGGCCGTCGTAGCCCGTCGCGTAGATGCTGCCCGCGAGGCCGATGAACGACGCCGCCGACAGCCAGTCCGCCGCCGTCGCCATACCGTTGAACGCGGACGGCACGCGCCGCCCCGCCACGTAGTATTCGACGAGATCGGACGTGCGCGACAGCAGGCCGATCACGGCATACACGGCAATCGGCACGAACAGGAACACGTAGCCGATCCACATGCCCGGCCCGCTCACCGCCTCGATACGCCAGAGCAGATAGATGAACGCGACAAAGCCCAGCGTGTAGAGCGAATACGAACGGATCAGCCGATGCGCGAGTTTCATCGGTCGGCGGTGCGCTCGGCGAAATCGTTCTGCGCGCTCGCTTCGAGCACGCGCTGGAGCTGCGCGTCGGCGCGCTGCATCAGCACGATGTAGACGGCGATCAGCACGAGATATACGAGAATCGCGCCCTGTGCGCCCATATAGAACGGCAGGCTGAAGCCCGCGACGCGCATCTGCACGAGACTACGCGCGATCAGCGGCACGACGAAGGACACGACGAAGCCGATCACCATCAACGTAGCGATCAACGCGATGTTAAAGCGCCAGTAGCGCGCGTGCGCGCGCGCCATCGCCTCCGTCACGGGCGGAGGTTCGGGCACGGGATTGATCGTGTGTCGCGAGGTGTGGTGTGGCGCGGCCATGCGCCTGTTTATCAAAAACGTGTTGCATCGGCAATCGGGGTTGTCCGTGCAACGATTCGCTTGTGCGCATGAAGCTCAATGAAAAGCGGCGCATCCAGACCGGATGCACCGCTTCATTCTCTTCAACGCTTTACGCGCGGCTCAAGCTCAGCGCGACTCGCCCAGCTGATCGAGAATCGCCGGATTCTCGAGCGTCGACACGTCCTGCGTGATCTCTTCGCCCTTCGCGAGCGAACGCAACAGACGCCGCATGATCTTGCCCGAACGCGTCTTCGGCAGGTTGTCGCCGAAGCGGATGTCCTTCGGTTTCGCGATCGGACCAATTTCCTTGCCGACCCAGTTGCGCAGATCCGCCGCGATCTTCGCGGCCTCTTCGCCTTCCGGACGCGCGCGCTTCAGCACGACGAACGCGCACACGGCTTCGCCCGTCGTGTCGTCGGGACGACCGACCACGGCCGCTTCCGCGACGAGCGGATTCGCGACCAGCGCCGACTCGATCTCCATCGTGCCGAGCCGGTGACCCGACACATTCAGCACGTCGTCGATACGGCCCATGATCGTGAAGTAGCCGGTTTCCTTGTCGCACACCGAGCCGTCGCCCGCCAGATAGAGCTTGCCGCCCAGTTCTTCGGGGAAGTAGCTCTTCTTGAAGCGCTCGGGGTCGCCCCAGATCGTGCGGATCATCGACGGCCATGGACGCTTGATGACAAGAATGCCGCCCTGTCCGTTCGGCACGTCCTGCCCGGTTTCATCGACGATGGCGGCCATGATGCCCGGCAGCGCCAGCGTGCACGATCCCGGCACGAGCGGCGTCGCGCCCGGCAGCGGCGTGATCATGTGACCGCCCGTTTCCGTCTGCCACCATGTATCGACGATCGGGCAACGCGAGCCGCCCACGTTCTCGTAGTACCACACCCACGCTTCGGGATTGATCGGCTCGCCGACCGTGCCGATGATGCGCAGCGACGACAGGTCGTAGCTCTTCGGATGCACCTTCGCGTCGGCTTCGGCGGCCTTGATCAGCGAACGGATCGCCGTCGGCGCCGTGTAGAACACGGTGACCTTGTGCTTCTGGATCATGTCCCAGAAGCGGCCTGCGTTCGGATACGTCGGCACGCCTTCGAACACGACCTGCGTGCCGCCGAGCGCGAGTGGGCCATACGTGATGTAGCTGTGGCCCGTGACCCAGCCGATGTCGGCCGTACACCAGAAGATGTCCGTCGGCTTCCAGTCGAAGGTCCACTTCATCGTCTGCGCGGCCCACAGCAGATAGCCGCCCGTGCTGTGCTGCACGCCCTTCGGCTTGCCCGTCGAACCCGACGTGTAGAGGATGAAAAGCGGATGTTCGGCGCCGACCCACTCGGGCGGGCATTGATCCGACTCGCTCGCGGTGATCTCGTGCATCCACAGATCGCGCTTGTCGTCCCACCCGGTCTTGCCGCCCGTGCGCCTGTAGACGATCACGCTCTTCACCGCTTCGCAGCCGCCCATCGCGAGCGCTTCGTCGGCGATGTTCTTCAGCGGCAGCGCCTTGCCGCCGCGCATCTGTTCGTCGGACGTGATCAGCGCGACGGCGCCCACATCGACGAGACGCTCGTTCAGCGACTTCGACGAGAAGCCGCCGAACACGACCGAGTGCGTCGCGCCGATGCGCGCACACGCCTGCATCGCGACGATGCCTTCGACCGACATCGGCATATAGATGACGACGCGATCGCCCTTTTTGATGCCGCGTTTCTTCAGCGCATTCGCGAAGCGCGACACGCGTTGCAGCATGTCGTTGTACGTGACGTTGGTGACGGTGCCGTCGTCGGCTTCGAAGATGATCGCGACGCGCTCGCCGTTGCCCGCTTCGACGTGCCGGTCGATGCTGTTGTACGACGCATTCAGTTCGCCATCGTCATACCACTTGTAGAAAGGCGCGTTCGATTCGTCGAGCACCTTCGTGAAGGGCTTTTTCCAGCTGAGCGTTTCGCGCGCCAGCCTGCCCCAGAAGCCTTCGTAATCGCGCTCCGCCTCGGCGACGAGCGCCTTGTACGCGTCCATGCCGGACACAGTCGCCTGCGCCGTCACTTCGGCTGAAGGCTGAAACACGCGGCGTTCCTGAAGAACCGATTCAATCGCAGACATCGACTACCCCTTGGTGAAGATGAAACGTCAATCCTTTCTGATGCGCTCGCGATGCAGGCCTTGTCAGGCGCAACGCGTCGCTCCATGTCGTGTAGTGGCGCCGCGTGTGCTGACTGCGGCGTGTCTCCCACCCTCGTGCCCACGGGCATGGGCACTCATCAACTTCGATCATTTCCCACGATAAGCGTTGCAACTTACCGCGCACTTACTGAGCGCCCACCGGCTTATAGGCGAAAACACCAGGTTTCCACGACGCGCTATCAGGTGTCATGCAGGCATGTTGCAAGGCTTGCGCCCGCATCTGGTTGTGCACCGTTGTTAGCGCCCTCTTACAATGCTAACTGAACTCGCCGCATGGATTCCAGTTGAACCGCTATTCCCTGTTCCTCATCGCCGCGATGCTGCTCGTCGGCAGCAACGTCGGTATCGGCAAATCGATTGTCGCGTTCGTTCCCGTTCCGCTCTTCGCTCTGCTGCGCTTCGTGATCGCCATGGCCGTGCTGTGGCCGCTGTTGCGCGTCGGCAAGCTGCGCCGCGTGAAAAAGGGCGAA
This genomic interval from Paraburkholderia sabiae contains the following:
- a CDS encoding SGNH/GDSL hydrolase family protein, whose amino-acid sequence is MPNAALIVHQVRVALYDVLVGVIYGVVSVVSDGAARVVRGVFRQLNGHGASMTFHFQHIARRAACRPLFVALIGSLATASAAHAAPHMSGNAMAIPHRLIIIDAQGDSTMWGYQTSSGFTKSWQSPNNPPALLQAALQARFGAHVIVQNNSVPGATLVDRERGMHGYGQPYSRWVTTSPAHIVIVNFALNDADNHVKEPPAAFRAQLMRFIEESRSAGRIVVLEEPNPVDYALNRTVVPQYVAVVDELAKRYGLALVRQYAPIGARRDWRSLLIDGVHPTDTLYKLKAERQREVIEPIVAKLIG
- a CDS encoding DUF2591 domain-containing protein, giving the protein MRVSDLEGALLDYWVARADNLPKPHVDDGFCWIEEAACDGDPARALDAAFAPSSDWAQCGPIIERARIHLLPAAAGDHASWTGSVPAGAGTIEQAGATALIAAMRAFVASRFGDTVADEADVEAH
- a CDS encoding sodium:solute symporter family protein, producing MKLAHRLIRSYSLYTLGFVAFIYLLWRIEAVSGPGMWIGYVFLFVPIAVYAVIGLLSRTSDLVEYYVAGRRVPSAFNGMATAADWLSAASFIGLAGSIYATGYDGLAYTMGWTGGYCLVAFLLAPYVRKLARYTIPDFLGTRFSSNAVRGLAALSAILCSFVYLVAQIQGVGLIATRFIGVDFAIGIFCGLAGILVCSFLGGMRAVTWTQVAQYIILIVAFLIPVSMIAHKDGLGWVPQLSYGRLMERIEPLERSVRDAPLEQAVRDDYRMRAALIQTQIDSLPQSFIDEKSRLTAQLDDLRRHNGPLREIADLERRIARFPRDPAMAQIVWAQQRDEMMQRAAAPVPMHEPFPAANEEERRLHQRNFLSLLLCLSLGTASLPHILTRYNTTTSVASARRSVGWTLFFVALFYLTVPVLAVLIKYEILSNLVGHRFSELPQWVMQWRRVEPYLISIADVNGDGIVRWSEIQMQPDMVVLAAPEIAGLPYVMSGLIAAGALAAALSTADGLLLTIANALSHDVYYHMVDPEASSQKRVTISKILLLGVALLASYVASLNAGNILFLVGAAFSLAASSLFPVLVLGVFWKRTTRLGAVAGMVAGLVVCIWYIVSTYPFFTQLTGFVGPRWFGIEPISSGVFGVPAGFLVAVLVSLVDRKPDAYTRALVDYIRHP
- a CDS encoding Lrp/AsnC family transcriptional regulator is translated as MTSEARSAAAARRLDRIDIAILQQLQQNARITNAELARAVNLSPTPCFNRVRALEKLGLFRQQVTLLDAEALGLRINVFIQVSLEKQVEDALRRFEQEVGERPEVMECYLMTGDADYLLRVVVPDMQGLERFIVQWLTKIPGVSNIRSSFALKQVRYKTALPLPVAGLTLASEDDAPREWA
- a CDS encoding PAAR domain-containing protein, which translates into the protein MKRYLILNGDTTTANGTVQAVSTTIQLAGRDVAHEGDNVMCPACKTTGKIQCDGPREVMTAPDGRHAALSDDLCICGCEPHPKLVASQQTFSVGE
- a CDS encoding DUF4212 domain-containing protein, producing MAAPHHTSRHTINPVPEPPPVTEAMARAHARYWRFNIALIATLMVIGFVVSFVVPLIARSLVQMRVAGFSLPFYMGAQGAILVYLVLIAVYIVLMQRADAQLQRVLEASAQNDFAERTADR
- a CDS encoding acyl-CoA synthetase, whose translation is MLPAADTYDSLVAAFEWRIPPHYNIGVDACDKWADGSGRLALICETREGEATRYTFDDLKSMSDRFANALRKSGVKKGDRVGIFLAQSVETALAHLAVYKCGAIAVPLFALFGPDALEYRLSDSGAVALVTDLGGAQKIASVRASLPELRTIFCVDIDAPDSALQVESFWSALNDAPAAFDAEPTSADDPAVIIYTSGTTGKPKGALHAHRVLLGHLPGVEMPQAFFPNAAHLMWTPADWAWIGGLFDVLLPAWHHGVTVLARRFEKFDGEAAFDLMQRHAVTHAFLPPTALKMMRVVEHPERWKLSLRAVASGGESLGAELIEWGRRALGVTINEFYGQTECNVVVSSCATLFEPCFGSIGKVVPGHRVAIVDDTGHTVPRGEPGNIAIHAPDPVMFLGYWRNEAATRDKFRGDWLLTGDMGLMDADGFIRFVGRDDDVITSAGYRIGPAPIEDCLLRHPAVRMAAVVGAPDAQRTEIVTAFVVLNPGHEANDALVQTLQQHVKTHLAAHEYPRAIHFVDALPMTATGKVIRRELRDRVTPASN